From the Hevea brasiliensis isolate MT/VB/25A 57/8 chromosome 15, ASM3005281v1, whole genome shotgun sequence genome, one window contains:
- the LOC110669728 gene encoding DELLA protein GAIP-B translates to MKREHPNLHPRLDPASAGSSSSGYSTMPSVNTNTNDDTSCKAKMWEDDAQADGGMDELLAVLGYKVRSSDMVEVAQKLEQLQEVMGHVQEDGISHLACETVHYNPSDLSTWLESMLSELNPNPNFDSVVMPAQPSIDDSFFTHPESSTITSIDFADHTHQRHQEQRKTNKHSRDVVFEDSSSSDYDLKAIPGKSVFAQPHQIDSSSSSSRDPKRLKSATTDHLYPAAAAASSSSTIGAGAAGSFGVSTESTRPVVLVDSQENGIRLVHLLMACAEAVQENNLTVAEALVKQIGFLAISQAGAMRKVATYFAEALARRIYRLYPQSPMDHSLSDILQMHFYETCPYLKFAHFTANQAILEAFEGKKRVHVIDFSMNQGMQWPALLQALALRPGGPPAFRLTGIGPPSHDNSDHLQEVGWKLAQLAETIHVEFEYRGFVANSLADLDASMLELRPSEFESVAVNSVFELHKLLARPGAIEKVLSVVKQMKPEIVTIVEQEANHNDSVFLDRFTESLHYYSTLFDSLEGSVSTQDKVMSEVYLGKQICNIVACEGPDRIERHETLTQWRTRLGSSGFVPVHLGSNAFKQASMLLALFAGGDGYRVEENNGCLMLGWHTRPLIATSAWRLANKQVVAH, encoded by the coding sequence ATGAAAAGGGAACACCCAAATCTCCATCCTCGGTTAGACCCAGCTTCTGCTGGCAGCTCTTCTTCTGGCTATTCTACCATGCCATCTGTTAATACCAATACTAATGATGACACTTCTTGCAAAGCCAAGATGTGGGAAGACGATGCTCAAGCTGATGGTGGGATGGATGAGCTTTTGGCTGTTTTGGGTTACAAGGTAAGGTCATCTGACATGGTTGAGGTCGCCCAGAAGCTTGAACAGCTACAAGAAGTTATGGGTCATGTACAAGAAGATGGTATTTCTCATCTTGCTTGTGAAACTGTCCATTATAATCCCTCCGATCTATCCACTTGGCTAGAAAGTATGCTCTCAGAGCTCAACCCAAATCCCAATTTTGATTCTGTTGTTATGCCTGCACAGCCTTCTATAGATGATTCATTTTTCACTCATCCTGAATCTTCCACCATCACCTCTATTGATTTCGCCGACCATACCCATCAACGTCACCAAGAGCAGCGGAAAACAAACAAGCACAGTCGAGATGTGGTGTTTGAAGACTCTTCATCTTCTGATTACGATCTCAAAGCTATTCCTGGTAAGTCCGTATTTGCCCAACCTCATCAAATTGATTCCTCCTCTTCGTCGTCTCGAGATCCCAAGCGTTTGAAATCCGCAACCACAGACCACCTATacccagcagcagcagcagcatcgTCGTCATCTACTATTGGTGCTGGTGCTGCTGGTTCCTTTGGTGTTTCAACTGAGTCAACTCGTCCTGTAGTCCTGGTTGACTCACAAGAGAACGGAATCCGACTAGTTCATCTCCTAATGGCCTGTGCCGAAGCCGTCCAAGAAAATAATCTAACTGTCGCGGAAGCCCTCGTCAAGCAAATCGGTTTCCTGGCCATCTCTCAAGCCGGAGCTATGCGTAAAGTCGCCACCTACTTCGCCGAGGCCTTAGCTCGCAGAATTTACAGACTCTATCCTCAAAGTCCCATGGACCATTCTCTCTCGGATATTCTACAGATGCACTTTTACGAAACCTGTCCTTATCTCAAATTCGCTCACTTCACAGCAAATCAAGCAATTCTTGAGGCCTTTGAAGGGAAAAAACGAGTGCACGTTATCGACTTTTCCATGAATCAAGGGATGCAGTGGCCTGCCTTGTTGCAAGCTCTCGCGCTCAGACCTGGTGGTCCGCCGGCTTTTCGCTTAACGGGGATTGGACCGCCGTCTCATGATAACTCTGATCATCTTCAAGAAGTGGGCTGGAAATTAGCTCAGTTGGCAGAGACTATTCATGTTGAGTTTGAGTATCGGGGATTTGTAGCTAATAGCCTAGCTGATCTCGACGCTTCTATGCTTGAACTCAGACCCAGTGAGTTTGAGTCCGTCGCCGTTAACTCTGTTTTCGAGTTGCATAAACTGTTAGCGAGGCCAGGCGCCATTGAAAAGGTCCTTTCGGTGGTGAAACAGATGAAACCGGAGATTGTTACCATTGTTGAGCAAGAAGCGAACCATAATGATTCGGTTTTCTTGGACCGCTTCACTGAATCATTGCATTACTACTCGACTCTGTTTGACTCGTTGGAGGGATCGGTGAGTACCCAAGATAAGGTGATGTCAGAGGTATATTTAGGGAAGCAGATTTGCAATATTGTGGCATGTGAAGGACCGGACCGAATCGAAAGACACGAGACTCTGACTCAGTGGCGAACTCGTCTGGGGTCCTCCGGATTTGTTCCCGTTCATCTCGGGTCAAACGCCTTCAAACAAGCAAGCATGTTACTAGCCCTATTTGCTGGTGGAGATGGGTATAGAGTGGAAGAGAACAACGGGTGTTTGATGCTGGGATGGCATACTAGGCCGCTGATTGCAACCTCAGCCTGGAGGCTGGCCAACAAACAAGTAGTAGCTCACTGA